A stretch of DNA from Roseovarius faecimaris:
GGGATCTTGGGCGCGGGCGCGCCGTAAAGGTCATGCGCCACCTCTGCCAACGCCCAGGGCCGCCCCTGCGCGCCCCGCCCGATCATCACCCCATCCGCGCCGGACCGAGCCAGCGCCTCGGCAGCTCTACGGCTGTCGGTGATATCCCCATTGGCAATCACGGGAATGCTCACCGCCTGCTTGACCGCCGCGATAGCCGCCCAATCGGCATGCCCCTTGTAGAACTGGCACCGTGTTCGTCCGTGGATCGTGATCATCTGAATGCCAGCCGCCTCGGCCCGCCGCGCCAGGTCGGCCGCATTGTGATTGCTGTCATCCCAGCCAAGCCGGGTCTTGAGCGTCACCGGCAGCTTCACCGCCGCCACCACTGCCTCGATCAGGGTCAGCGCATGATCGAGATCGCGCAGCAAGGCCGAGCCACAGGCCCCCGCACCGCTGCTGGAGGTCACTTTCTTCGCCGGGCAGCCCATGTTGATGTCGATGATACGTGCGCCTTCGGCCTCGGCCATCCGGGCCGCTTCAGCCAGCCAGTACGCTTCGCGCCCGGCAAGCTGCACCGCCGTGTTCTCGGTGCCAAAACCCAGTTCGGCCTTCTCGCGCACCCCGGGCTTGGCATTGAGCAGGTCCTGACTGGCGATCATTTCGCTGACCACTAGCCCGGCGCCGAAGCGCTGCACGAGGTTGCGAAACGGCAAATCGGTGATTCCGGCCAGGGGGGCCAGGAAAACCGGTGGCGCAAGCGCTTGAT
This window harbors:
- the dusB gene encoding tRNA dihydrouridine synthase DusB, with the protein product MPITLSHQALAPPVFLAPLAGITDLPFRNLVQRFGAGLVVSEMIASQDLLNAKPGVREKAELGFGTENTAVQLAGREAYWLAEAARMAEAEGARIIDINMGCPAKKVTSSSGAGACGSALLRDLDHALTLIEAVVAAVKLPVTLKTRLGWDDSNHNAADLARRAEAAGIQMITIHGRTRCQFYKGHADWAAIAAVKQAVSIPVIANGDITDSRRAAEALARSGADGVMIGRGAQGRPWALAEVAHDLYGAPAPKIPHGQALADMVAGHYEDMLSFYGRDLGVRIARKHLGWYMDQTGTDAALRRDILTTRDAQAVLERLPDALCDLQRRAA